A window of Leptolyngbya sp. NIES-3755 genomic DNA:
GCTCTGCTCATGATGCAGGTTCCAGTCAGACTTTAACGAGTCAAGCCAATAGCGCTGTCGCTGAAACGGATAGGTTGGCAAAGATAAACGACGACGGGGATAGCCTTGGTCAAAAGCATCCCAATCTACCTCAACACCCAGACCATACAATCCTCCCAAGCTAGTCAGTAGCGATCGCCAGTCTTCTTCTCCCGATTGCAACGATGGAAACCAGTGCCCAGTTTCCGGCGATAAACAGCGTCGCCCTAAATTCAACAGGGTTGAACCTGGACCAATTTCTATAAAAGCAGAGCATTCCTTTTGCAGAGTTTGCATTCCTAGAGCAAATTGCACGGGTTCCCGCAAGTGGCGGCACCAGTAGGCAGCATCAGGAATTGTGGTGGCATCAAACAGCGTTCCAGTCAGGTTTGAGACAAGCTTTCGATGTGGAGCGGTGTAGAAAACTTCCCCAGCGATTTGCTGAAATGACTCCAGCATCGGTTGCATGGCGGGAGAGTGGAAGGCGTGGGAAACCGTCAAGGGTTGGCAACGAATTCCCATTGCTTTGAATTGCTGCAAAACTGCCTCGACAGCCAATCGATTCCCTGAAATCACCGTGTTTTCGGGACTATTGACTGCCGCGATCGCAACTTGATCGCGATGAGGTGCGATCGCAGCTTGAACGGTTGCAATCTCGGCAAATACTGCTGCCATGATGCCGTCTTGAGGCAGGGCTTGCATGAGACGTGCCCGTTCAGCCACTAATTTCAGCCCATCTTCTAAACTAAAGACTCCAGCAATGCAGGCAGCTACATACTCCCCTACACTGTGCCCCATCACTACATCTGGCAACACTCCCCAAGACAACCAAAGCTGTGCTAAAGCATATTCCAATACAAATAAAGCTGGCTGAGTGTAAGCCGTTTGGTGCAACAGTGGAGCCAGTGTAGGATCTCGATAAAGTACCGACAGTAGCGGCACCTCCAGGTAAGGCTGCAATCGCGCCTCACACTCGTCTAGAATTTGCCGGAACATCGGTTGAGTTTCGTACAGTTGCCGCCCCATGCCGATCGCTTGCGCTCCCTGTCCGCTAAACAAGAAGGCAATTTTGGGGCGCTGATTGAAACAGGATTGTTCGGATAAAGTGTCTAACTGTTGTGAAAGCTGATCCGTGGAGGAAGCAACGATCGCTAAACGGTGCGTGAATTGCGATCGTCCAGTATTTGCCGTAAAACAAAGATCTGCCAGAGATAGATTGGGCTGTGTCAGAACAGTTTGGTAACGGTGAACTAATGCCTGTAACGCTGTTTGACTTTTAGCAGAGAGCGTGAACAAATGACACGGACGCTCGATCGCAGCAGGGACAAACGCAGATTTCGGTGCTTCCTCAACAATGATATGAGCATTGGTGCCTCCAAAACCGAAAGCACTAACGCCTGCCAAACGCGGCTGATTGTTTGGAAGCCACGATCGAGACTGAGTTGCGATCGCAAACGGAGCTTCCAACGTAATGTAGGGATTGATAGTCTCTATATGCAAATGCGGCGGAATCTCTTGATGCTGTAAAGCCAATACCACTTTAATCAACCCTGCAATTCCGGCAGCAGACTCTAAATGCCCAATGTTAGTTTTGACTGAGCCAATTCTGCAAATCTGCTCTGGAGAGCGGTTTTCTCCTAGTACAGTTTGTAGTGCATTGATTTCGATCGGATCGCCCAACGGAGTTCCCGTTCCATGCGCCTCAATGTAATCAATTTGATTGGGAAGCACGCCAGCATTGTCCAATGCCTGACGAATCACTGCTTGCTGGGAGAGTCCATTTGGAGCCGTTATTCCATTGCTGCGACCATCTTGATTAATCGCTGAACCCCGTACTATTGCTAGAATCTGGTTGCCGTCTTCTAACGCATCAGACAGGCGTTTAAGAACCACAACCCCGCAGCCTTCCCCACGAACATAGCCATCTGCACTAGCATCAAATGTTTTGCAGCGACCCTCCTTTGACATCATTTGCGCTTGAGAAAACGCGATCGTTAACTCTGGCGACAACATCAAATTCACGCCGCCCGCCAGTGCTAAATTGCATTCCCCAGCCCGCAAACTTTGGCAAGCCGTATGCACAGCGACTAGAGAAGAGGAACAGGCAGTGTCGATCGCCAAACTGGGACCGCGCAAATCGAACCAATAGGACAGCCGATTTGCTGCAATACTAATCGCATTGCCAGTTCCCGAATAAGCATTAAGCTGAGTAACATCACTGGCAAGCAATCGGGCATAATCACTGCTGCTGATGCCAATAAAGACTCCGGTTTGGCTACCTGCTAACTGGGCAGGAGATTGTCCCGCCTGTTCTAGAGCTTCCCAAGCAACTTCCAGAAGCAATCGCTGCTGTGGATCAATATACTTTGCCTCACGCGGAGAGATTTCAAAAAAGTCGGCATCAAACTGATCGACTTGATCTAAAAAGCCACCCCAACAGGTTGTCATCTTTCCTGGTTCTGGAGCATCTGCTGTATAAAGTGCATCTGCGTTCCAACGATCGTTTGGCACTCGTGTAATTGCGTCAATGCCACGATGCAGCAATTCCCAAAAAGCATCTGGATCATTTGCACCTGGAAAGCGACAACCCAAACCTACGATCGCGATCGGTTCCGTGGCGTGGGTCAGGTTTTTCTCCTGAATAGAGGCAGGTGTAATAGCATTTCCAGCTAAATAGTCCGCTAGTAAAGCGATCGTGGGATAGTCATAAACCAATGTTGGGGAAAGCCGTTTTCCCAATCGTTTCTCTAGCTCACCTGAAATACTGACAGCGGCAACCGAATCGAGTCCATACTGCACAAAAGGTTCGTGAATATTGACTTGATTGGAGGGTAAGTGCGATCGTTGAGCAATTTGGTCAATTAACCAAGCTTGAATTGCTTCCGCCGTTAGATGAGAATGAGGTTGAATGGTCTCTTCTAACTGTTGGTGAAGCGCATCAATCTCATGCTGTAACTGTGAAAATTCTGTACTACGAGAATCTTCTACCCAATCTCCAATTAGTTGAAGCGAATGATCCAGAAATCCTTGCTTACAGGCATAACGCTGAACCTTACCGCTAGAAGTTTTTGGCAAACTCCCCATTTTCAGCAAAAGAACTGCATAAACCTGAAGTTCATGCTGCTCAGAAATCGCTTGACGGATCGTCCTGATCACTTCATCGAGCTTGAGCGTTTTCAAGCCATGTCGCTCCATTTCCTGAGCAACGACTAGACGCTCCTCGCCTGCCACATCCACTGAAAACGCAGCCGCACAACCCGATCGCAGCGCAGGATGACTTTGCTCAACTGTCAATTCAATATCTTGGGGGTAGTAATTCCGACCTCGAATGATGATCAAATCTTTTAATCGACCTGTGACAAATAGTTCACCCTCCTTGAGAAATCCCAGATCTCCCGTTCGTAAAAAGGAACTATCCTTCACCTCTGCAAGGGATGCTCGAAAGGTATCTTTGGTTCTTTCAGGTTGATTCCAATAGCCTTGCGCTACGCTAGACCCCGCTACCCAAATTTCGCCCACTCGATTGGGAGTGCACAGAGTTCGCGTCTCTGGATCAACAATTAGAATCTGCTGATCTGGTGCCGCCGTTCCACAGCCTACTAGCCGCTGACTGTCGGGCTTGTGTGAGGATACAACAATGCGATTTTCTGCCAGCGCTTGACTCTCAACGCTTTGAAAAATAGGCGGCGCTTGCTTGGCTCCTCCAGAAACAAACAGCGTCGCCTCCGCCATGCCATAGCAGGGATAGAGCGCCTGTTGACGAAATCCACAAGGTGCAAAGTAGGTCGCAAATCGTTCTAAAGTTTCAGCGCGAATCGGTTCTGCTCCGCTAAATGCCACTTCCCAGCAGCTTAAATCTAGGGTGGCGCGTTCCTCTGGAGTAATTTTATCGATGCAAAGTTCGTAGGCAAAATTAGGACCGCCGCTGATGGTCGCTCGATCGTGAGAAATTGCTGATAGCCAACGAACTGGTTTTTGCAGAAATAGAACCGGGGAAAACAGCGTCACGCTGAATTGGCTGTAGAGCGGCTGCAATATCCCGCCGATTAAGCCCATATCGTGATAGGGCGGCAGCCAGATTACACCGCTACTCTCTGAGGTCACACCAAACTGATGATGAATTAGGCTCAAATTGTGCAGCAGGTTTGCATGAGTAACCATGACTCCCTTGGGCGCAGCCGTTGAGCCAGAGGTGTATTGCAGAAAAGCGATCGCATCCGATTGAATTTGCGGTGACTGCCAATCAGTTGCACCATCTGTCAGTACATCCGTTGCGATCCAATGGGGTTGATGACGGGTAGCCAAACGATTTGCGTGACCTAAAACAGCCGTTGTTGTAAGAATAATGCTGGGTTGTGCATCATCCACGATCGCCTGCAATCGGGCTGCCGATCGATTAGGACGAGGCGGATAGGCTGGCACTGCGATCGCTCCCGCGTATAGGCAACCAAAAAATGCTGCAATGTAGTCAATACCAGGTGGATAGAGCAGCAATACAGGCACTTTTTCCGCTCCAATCTGTTGGAGCTGTGCCGCAATAGAACGTGCCCGAATGTCTAATTCTCGATTCGTTAACGAAACGGCTTCTAATTCGCCATCTGTCAAAAACCTGTAAGTTGAGCTATCAGGCTGGGAGGATGCTCTCCAGCGTAACAGATCCACAAGTGTAGAAATGGGTTGATAGTCATCTGATAGACGATCATGATCACTCATGAAAATACCCCTATCTAATTAATCCAAGGTCAGACTTGACAGAGGCGATTCAACGCAACTCCAATTCAAGTGTCTAAATAGCTCGTAACTTTAAAGTTATTCCTCTGTAAGCAGGCGATATATGACTGATGTATCCAGGCTCTAGTGGTGTAGACAAACTCAACCCGTGGGTTCAATTGCTCATAGAGGTCGCTATAATCTCCCGACTGAGAAGCTTTTGCAGAATTAAGGGCTGAGAGGGAGGAGCGATCCGAGTGAAATTCAATACTTCTGGACATCCACTGAGCATTATGCACAAAGCGATGTAGATTAGCAAGACCTAATTGAGAATTTTGTGAAATAAAAGCTGAATAATTTAGGCTTTTCTGATAGATAAATTCGATTTAACTTTGGGTTTATATAGAGTTGTAAGGGTTATTGACAAAGAAAATACTTCGGTCTTTAATCAGTAGAAGTGTTAGACTGTTGAGAATTAGTCTCAGTATTAAATAAGCAGGTTTATCCTGAAATTTATGAGGCTGCTTTAGTCTTTTGTCCGTTATGTTGGGTTGTCTAAGTCCACCCATCTGCGTCTAATATAAGTGAGGAGTCTGTGAAACAGCAGCTATCAAGCTATCTTTGGCTAGTTGGAGCTATTCCTGTCTTTGCCGCGCCGTTTATCTATGCCGAGGTAGCGATCGCCGCACCTGTGTTAACAACTGGCAGTCTAAAGGCTTCTACACCTCCAATTCCACGTCTGAACGAAGTTGCTCGTCCTCATACTCGTGCGAATCTGCTGACGCAAGATGCTGCACCCGTCGAGCGTCCTGCATCAGGTACGATCGAGGTTCGAGGCGTGAGGCTCAACCAGACCGAGCAAGGTTTTGAAGTTCTCCTGGAAGTTCCCTCTGGGCAAACGCTACAAGCTCAAACCCGCACAGAAGGATCTGTACTAATCGCAGACATTCCCAATGCAGTGTTGGTACTGCCAGAGGGTCGGGAATTTCGATCGGAGAAGCCTGCCCCAGGGATCTCAAACTTGACGGTGACTCAGATTGAGCCAACCAAAATTCGGGTAACGGTGACGGGAACAGCGGCAGCACCCTTTGCAGAAATTGTGCCGGATGCGGCTGGACTGATTTTGAGCGTTGAGCCAGATGATGGATCAGAAGAAGAAGTCGTTGTCACTGCCACCCGGACAGCAGAACCGCTATCGAATCTGCCTCGCTCTGTAACAGTTATTCCGCGTGAGCAAATTCAGCAGCAATCAGCCCTCACCAACAATCTGCCAGATCTACTTGGAAAACTGGTGCCTGGTCTAGGACCTCCCACCCAGCGGAACCTGACCAGAGGACTGACTCTGCGCGGTCGGCAGGCATTAGTTCTGATTGATGGAGTACCGCAAAACCCAAATAGCGGGTTTCAAACAGAATTAAATACGATCGACCCTAGTGCCATTGAGCGGGTTGAGGTAGTTCGGGGTCCCTCTGCACTCTACGGACGTGGTGCTACCGGGGGCATCATCAATATCATTACGCGCCGCGCTACCACACAGCGACTAGAAAGCCAAGTTTCTGTCGGTGTCCGCAATGATCTCGGTGCGTTTTCTAGTGATGGATTTGGCTATAACTTGCAGTACGGCTTATCGGGGAAAGAAGGTCCGATCGACATTACCGTTCGAGCTTCCCTGAACGAAAGCGGCAGCTTTTTCGATGCCAATGGCGATCGCATTCCTCCCACTGGAATTAATGATGTCACTAGCTCGGGGTTGCTCGCAAAGCTGGGAATTGATATTGATTCCCAGCAGCGACTGCAACTGAGCTACAACATTTACAACGAATCGTTTGATACTGCATTTCGCTCAGACCCGATCGTCTTTTCAATTCCGGGACTGCAAACCGCCAGAGCACAAAGATTTCCGGTGCAATACGGGAGAGAACCGAAACAAACTAATCAAGTTGCTAATTTGACTTACACGCACCAGAATATCTTTGGTTCTCAGGTGACAGCGCAACTCTTTTTCCGCGACACGAATTTGGTTCAACCTTTCACAGACCTGCGGGGACGACCGTTTCCCGCCTTTTTTCCAGCCCTTTGGCAAACTAGCCTAGACAGTCAGGAGCTAGGAGCGCGGCTGCAAATTCAAACGCCCTTCTCGACAGCGTTCAATTTGCTATGGGGTGTGGATTACAGTTATGAGGAAAATAGCCGCCCTGTACTGATTTCAGATACATCAATTTTCGATCGTACCCGTACTCTAACAGCAAGTAGCACCCGTCCACAGACACCATTCTATACATTAAACAACCTGGGCTTGTTTGCTCAACTGCAATGGAATCTAAGCCCACAGCTTCTCCTAAGCGGGGGTTTACGATATGACAACTTCAGCTATGAGGTGGGCGATTATGAGCTAGCCTTTGCCGCACCTGGAATTCGACGCGGTGGCAGCGCAGACAATAGCGGCATCTCCTTCAACACAGGCATTGTCTACAAAATCACGCCCCAAACAAGTGTGTTTGCTAGCTTTGCTCAAGGATTTTCACTGCCAGATTTAGGAACCGCCTTCAGCAGTGTTGCCCCCAGAGCTAGCATTCGCGGTTCCAACCTGCTAGAACCCCAAAAAGTAGACAGCTTCGAGTTGGGAATTCGCGGCAATTGGGGAACCGTTCAGGCTTCTCTGGCAGGCTTCTACAGCACCTCTGATCTTGGTGCAACTGTACGAATTCTACCGGACGGTACCACCGAGCTACAGCGTGCTCCCCAACGCAACTATGGACTGGAAGCAACATTAGACTGGCAGCCAACTCCAAAGTGGAGCTTGGGTAGCACTCTCACTTGGAGCGAGGGCGAAAATGATACCAATAATGACGATGATTTTCTGGCATTGAGTTCTTTGCAGGTGCCGCCCTTGAAACTATCATTCTATGTGGAAAATGAAACGCTCCCGAACTGGCGCAATCGCTTGCAGCTACTTCTGGTAGGGAATCGCGATCGAGCATTTGACGATCGCATTGATCCATTCAGGATAGAAAGCTATACTACTGTGGATTTTCTCAGCAGCCTCAAGCTCGGTCAAGGCACACTAGAACTGGGGGTTGAAAATCTGTTGGATAATCAATACCTGCCACTCAGCAGCCAGGAGCGCACGGGACTGTTAGAGAACTTGCGATTTGCAAGCAGAGGACGAACGATCTTTCTCCGCTATGCCATTACATTCTAGGGACGGGGTGCAGGAATGAAATCAATCCATAAGTTGCTGCTATTGGGTGTTATGGTGTGCTGGCTGGCTGCTTGCACAGGTAGTCTGCCCTGGATAAGTAGCCCCACTGCAACTTTGCCCCCCGGAACGCCAACGCAATCAATCGCTCACGCGATGGGTAAAACCGAAGTACCAGTGCAGCCCAAGCGAGTGATTGTACTGGATACGGCTCCGTTGGATGCCGCGATCGCTCTTGGAGTAAAACCTGTTGGCTCGATTGTGCCAGAGCGATTTCCTGACTATTTGGGCGATCGCGTTCAAGGCATTGAAGTGATTGGAAAGACAAATGAGCCAAATTTAGAAGCAGTAGCGCGATTACAGCCTGATCTGATTTTGGGCAACAAAATTGGGCTGGACAGACTGTATCGGCGGCTGAGCGAAATTGCACCGACGGTCATGGCAGAAGGCAGCGGACGATCGGGCGAGTGGAAAGACAACGTTCGCTTTTATGCTACTGCCCTGGGTCGTTCCGCCGCCGCAGACAAGCTTCTTCAAGACTACCAACAGCGAGCCGACACTCTAAAGCAGCAAATCCAGCAGCAGTTCCCAAATTCTCCTGTGGTGTCTGTCATCGCAACGGGTACCGGACAAATCGGCGCGTACACAACTCGCAGCTTTTCGGGAGCGGTGTTACAGGATCTTGGATTGACGCGCCCTCCGGCTCAGGCAGCGGGTCAGCGATGGGCAATTCAAGTAGCGCGAGAAGACCTCAAGACTCTGGACGGGGATGTGATTTTTTTAATTGAGTCCTCGTTTACGCCCAATTCTCTAACGATCGACCAATTCAAGTCCGATCCATTGTTTTCGCGCTTGAATGCTGTCAAACAAGGGCGGGTGTATGCTGTGGATGCTGAGGTGTGGACGGCAGGACGCAGCATTCTGGCAGCAAATCAGATTTTACAGGAGGTGTCGCAGTCGTTGCTGGCGCGTAAACCTGGAACTTAGGAGTTTGCATGAAATCTGAGCAACAACCCTCAATGCGGACGTTCAGAACCCTCTGGATGAGTCAGATTGTCTCACTCTTGGGGTCTGAAATGACTACGTTTGCGTTGACGATTTGGGTGTGGGAGCAGACGGGACAAGCCTCTCCGATCGCTTTGATGGTCTTTTTTACGCGATCACCCCAAGTCATTGCTGCCGCTTTCGCTGGAGTGCTGGTGGATACGTGGGATCGCAAGCAGTTGATGTTGTTAGGGGATCTTGTAGCAGGGTTGTCTACGATCGGGCTGTTGAGCTTGTTCCTGACTCAGCATTTACAAGTTTGGCATCTTTATGCGATCGGAGCCGCAAACGGGCTGTTCAGCTACCTTCAAAGTTTGGCTCACTCTGCTTCGATGGCAGTGCTAGTTCCGAAGCAACACTACGCCAGAGCTTCTGCGATGGAGACAATCAAAAGCTCCAGTGCTTATGTGTTTTCGCCCGCGTTGGCAGGAATGCTTTATCCGTCGATTGGGCTAATTGGAATTTTAGCGATCGACTTGGCAACCTTCGTGATTGCAGTTAGCACACTCCTGATGATCCCGATTCCCCAACCCACACCAGATATGGCTGCTGGTCAAACGCCCTTGCAAACATTGACGTTCGGTTTTCGCTATATTTGGCAGCGATCGGGTTTGCTTTCCATACTGCTGTTTCTACTAAGTTCTAATTTGTTTTTCAGTGCCAATTTTGCGTTAACGCCTGCTTTGATTCTGGCTCGCAGCGGCAACAGTGCGTCAACACTGGCAACAGTACAAAGCGTATTTGGCATAGGTGGGCTAATGGGAGCTATCTTGCTAAGTCTTTGGGGTGGAACGACTCCCCGCATTCATGGCTTATTACTCGGTGCAGCACTGAGTCGAGTGGGACTATTGCTACTCAGTGTGGGACGAGGACTCACGATTTGGGTCATTGCGGCATGGATTACGGCTTTTTTTGTTCCGTTTGTTGGCAGCGCTAATCAAGCCATTTGGCTGGCAAAGGTTGAACCAGAGGTACAGGGTCGAGTCTTTGCGGCTCGGTATCTGATTGCTCAAGCAGCGTCACCATTGGGGTTTGCGATCGCAGGTCCTTTGGCAGATTATGTATTTGAGCCTGCAATGCTGCCAGATGGACGGCTAGCAGGTTTGCTGGGTGGACTATTTGGCACTGGAGCCGGAGCAGGAATCGCCCTACAATATGCACTATTGGCAGTCTGTGGATTCGCGATCGGCTTGGGTGGATATGGCATCCACCGTTTGCGAGATGTGGAAACCCTTATTCCCGATCATGATGCGGCGATCGGATAGGAAATCGATAATGACAACTCTAGAAACTCTCAGCAATTGTCAGTTTTGCTCTGTTATCTCTAAGACTAATGGGGAAGATCCGATCGGGACAGCGGGCAACCATGAACATTGGTTAATTCTTGAGGCAGCACTTCCCTGGTCAGAAAAACTGATGGAAGAACCTGCAATTAAGCCATTGATCACTCTGATGAAAGGATTGATTCTAGAGCAGCAAGTTAAACTACGTCCAATTATTATTGCGCCCGATCGTGAGTATTCTCGTGCTGGCTACAATCGCGTTTTCTACTACCATCAACCGACTCGTTTATTTACCCAATTTGAAAAGCAGGAATATTGGGTGCCAGAGGCAGACACCACTCGATTAGCAACGGCTTTACTGCAAAAGATTGCGGGTCATCCAAATGAGTTAAAAGCTTTTCAGTCGTACCAAATTGACAGCCGCCATGTCCGAGAATTATTGGTCTGCACTCATGGAAATGTGGATGTCGCTTGCTCCCGATTTGGCTTTCCAATCTATAAAACCTTGAGAGACAAGTATGCGCCTGCGTCTGAAGGACATCTGCGAGTCTGGCGCTGTAGTCACTTTGGCGGACATCAATTTGCGCCCACCTTAATTGATCTGCCGCAGGGACAGTACTGGGGACATCTTGAACCCGATCGATTGGATTTGTTGGTGTATCGATCCGGGGAACTCTCCAAGCTACGATCGTGCTATCGCGGCTGGTCTGGGTTAGAGAAATTTGCCCAAATGGTGGAACGAGAGATCTGGATGCAAGAAGGCTGGAACTGGCTGGATTATCGCAAAGCTGGACAAGTTCTAACCAGTGATCCAGGAGGAGTTAGCCGTTACTTCTATCAACTGCTCAAACGTATTCCTTCCAAACGATTGCAGTTTTTGATCAATCAGCGAAGCCGTAAACCAAATTGGGCAGAGATTCGGATTGAATTTAGCTCACCCGATGGCACAGACACAGGTGCTTATGAAGCGCGAGTTGAAGTGTGCGGAGAAGTCACCAGTGCCTTGCAATCGGGCGACCGCTTAAAGCTGCAACCTGTGAAGCAATATCGTGTCAGTCAATTGAGGCGCTGTGATGGTTGATCCTCCCACCTCCTTAAACGAATCGCCACGGCTGCGACAAAGAATAATCGGACTAGCGATCGGGGTGCTGCTGCTGATAGGTTGCTTTCTAGTAAACCTTGTTGCAGGGACAGCCAAGACGGACTTTAACACAGTTTGGAATGCTCTCTTTGCCTTTAACGACTCAACCGAACAGGTGATTATCCGCACAGCACGATTACCTCGCGCTTTGATTGCACCTACGGTCGGAGCCGCCCTCGCGGTGGCAGGTGCCCTAATGCAGGGATTGACTCGCAATCCTCTGTCAGATTCCGGTCTATTGGGAATCAATGCAGGAGCCGCGCTTGCCGTTGTCGCTACTACCGTTTGGCTAGGCAATGCCTCTATGCAACTCTATGTCTGGGTAGCGTTTATTGGGGCAGCGATCGCGGCAGTTGCAGTCTACTTCCTCGGCTCTTTGGGACGCAGGGGCATGACCCCCTTGAAACTTATTCTCGCGGGTGCGGTGCTGTCCTATCTGCTGGCTGCATTCACAACCGGGCTATTGATTCTGAGCGAACGAACACTAGAGGAGATTCGCTTTTGGCTAGCGGGGTCGGTCGCTGGACGAAGCCTGGAAGTCTTCTGGCAGGTTTTTCCCTATGCTGCGATCGGATTTGCGATCGCGTTCAGTTTGGGACGGCAAATGACAGCACTGTCGCTAGGAGAAGACGTTGCTCGTGGGTTGGGGCTGCGGATTGGACGAGTCAAGGTGATGAGCGCGATCGCGGTGGTGCTGCTGGCGGGAGGAGCGGTGGCACTGGCAGGACCGATCGCCTTTGTGGGATTGGTTGTGCCGCACTTGGTGCGATTTTGGGTCGGAGTCGATTACCAATGGCTGCTGCCTTATGCTGCCATTTGGGGAGCGATTCTGCTGTCGCTGGCAGACTTGGCTGCCCGATGGCTGCTCCAACCCCAGGAATTGCCTGTAGGAGTCATGACGACTTTGTTGGGAGGACCGTTCTTTATCTATTTGGCGCGATCGCGGGTGAAGTCATGAAGTTGAAAGCAACCAAAGCAGCAACGACAAAAACCTGGTTGGTCTGGCGATCGCGTCGGTTCTCTATTCGGCTCGATCGTCGGGTTCCCGGCGTAATGCTGGTTTTGGCACTGATGATCCTGGTCGTGCTAATTGTGAGCATCGGTTACGGCAATTATTTCTTGCCGCCGATGGAAGTGGTTCGTGCCTTACTAGGACAAAAGACCGTTAATCCCGATGCGTCTCTGTTGGTGATGACATTGCGGCTACCACGAGCGATCGCGGCGCTGGAGGTAGGGATGGGATTGGCGGTGGCTGGCACAATCTTACAGGCGGTGACTCGCAATCCCTTAGCGGCTCCAGAAATTGTCGGTGTGCAGGCAGGCGCAGGGTTAGTTACAGTCGCAATCTTGGTGCTGCTGCCTGCGTTGCCGCTGGTGCTGCTGCCTGTTGCTGCTTTTGTCGGCGGATTGCTGATGGCGCTTTTGGTCTATCTGCTGGCATGGAATCGAGGGAGTACCCCGCTACGGCTGGTTCTGGTAGGAATTGGGGTGAGTGCGATCACCACTGCTCTGACCACACTGCTGATTACATTTGGGGAAATCCGCGAGGTCAGTCAGGCATTAGTCTGGCTCATCGGCAGCGTCTACGGCTGCGGGTGGGAACAGGTAGCAACGCTATTTCCCTGGCTGCTGATATTCTTGC
This region includes:
- a CDS encoding iron(III) dicitrate transport system permease protein (similar to AA sequence:cyanobase_aa:all2585) — protein: MKLKATKAATTKTWLVWRSRRFSIRLDRRVPGVMLVLALMILVVLIVSIGYGNYFLPPMEVVRALLGQKTVNPDASLLVMTLRLPRAIAALEVGMGLAVAGTILQAVTRNPLAAPEIVGVQAGAGLVTVAILVLLPALPLVLLPVAAFVGGLLMALLVYLLAWNRGSTPLRLVLVGIGVSAITTALTTLLITFGEIREVSQALVWLIGSVYGCGWEQVATLFPWLLIFLPLAWGLARELNALTLGDDIARGLGSRVELQRGLLLLTSVALTGASVAIAGTLGFIGLMAPHLARQLVGSSHAGLIPTAALVGGLIVVMADLVGRSVFAPIELPCGVITAVLGAPYFLYLLLQHRDR
- a CDS encoding putative iron(III) dicitrate ABC transporter (similar to AA sequence:cyanobase_aa:AM1_3357), encoding MVCWLAACTGSLPWISSPTATLPPGTPTQSIAHAMGKTEVPVQPKRVIVLDTAPLDAAIALGVKPVGSIVPERFPDYLGDRVQGIEVIGKTNEPNLEAVARLQPDLILGNKIGLDRLYRRLSEIAPTVMAEGSGRSGEWKDNVRFYATALGRSAAADKLLQDYQQRADTLKQQIQQQFPNSPVVSVIATGTGQIGAYTTRSFSGAVLQDLGLTRPPAQAAGQRWAIQVAREDLKTLDGDVIFLIESSFTPNSLTIDQFKSDPLFSRLNAVKQGRVYAVDAEVWTAGRSILAANQILQEVSQSLLARKPGT
- a CDS encoding major facilitator superfamily transporter (similar to AA sequence:cyanobase_aa:AM1_3390) produces the protein MKSEQQPSMRTFRTLWMSQIVSLLGSEMTTFALTIWVWEQTGQASPIALMVFFTRSPQVIAAAFAGVLVDTWDRKQLMLLGDLVAGLSTIGLLSLFLTQHLQVWHLYAIGAANGLFSYLQSLAHSASMAVLVPKQHYARASAMETIKSSSAYVFSPALAGMLYPSIGLIGILAIDLATFVIAVSTLLMIPIPQPTPDMAAGQTPLQTLTFGFRYIWQRSGLLSILLFLLSSNLFFSANFALTPALILARSGNSASTLATVQSVFGIGGLMGAILLSLWGGTTPRIHGLLLGAALSRVGLLLLSVGRGLTIWVIAAWITAFFVPFVGSANQAIWLAKVEPEVQGRVFAARYLIAQAASPLGFAIAGPLADYVFEPAMLPDGRLAGLLGGLFGTGAGAGIALQYALLAVCGFAIGLGGYGIHRLRDVETLIPDHDAAIG
- a CDS encoding iron ABC transporter, permease protein (similar to AA sequence:cyanobase_aa:AM1_3350), with amino-acid sequence MVDPPTSLNESPRLRQRIIGLAIGVLLLIGCFLVNLVAGTAKTDFNTVWNALFAFNDSTEQVIIRTARLPRALIAPTVGAALAVAGALMQGLTRNPLSDSGLLGINAGAALAVVATTVWLGNASMQLYVWVAFIGAAIAAVAVYFLGSLGRRGMTPLKLILAGAVLSYLLAAFTTGLLILSERTLEEIRFWLAGSVAGRSLEVFWQVFPYAAIGFAIAFSLGRQMTALSLGEDVARGLGLRIGRVKVMSAIAVVLLAGGAVALAGPIAFVGLVVPHLVRFWVGVDYQWLLPYAAIWGAILLSLADLAARWLLQPQELPVGVMTTLLGGPFFIYLARSRVKS
- a CDS encoding hypothetical protein (conserved hypothetical protein;~similar to AA sequence:cyanobase_aa:AM1_A0159) encodes the protein MTTLETLSNCQFCSVISKTNGEDPIGTAGNHEHWLILEAALPWSEKLMEEPAIKPLITLMKGLILEQQVKLRPIIIAPDREYSRAGYNRVFYYHQPTRLFTQFEKQEYWVPEADTTRLATALLQKIAGHPNELKAFQSYQIDSRHVRELLVCTHGNVDVACSRFGFPIYKTLRDKYAPASEGHLRVWRCSHFGGHQFAPTLIDLPQGQYWGHLEPDRLDLLVYRSGELSKLRSCYRGWSGLEKFAQMVEREIWMQEGWNWLDYRKAGQVLTSDPGGVSRYFYQLLKRIPSKRLQFLINQRSRKPNWAEIRIEFSSPDGTDTGAYEARVEVCGEVTSALQSGDRLKLQPVKQYRVSQLRRCDG